CCACGCGAACGGTGGCCTGCGCTTCTAGCTCAATAGCCGCCTGCCCCTCGTAGAAGACCTGACGGCGCGCACCCAGGAGCGCGGCCACCGCATCAAAGAGCCGCCCCAGGCTGGAGGTGCGCGGGCTGTTCAGCCCCCGCGCACTCATCTGCGCCAGGGTACGCCAGGTAGCACGTTCAAGCTGGCGCACAAAGGGGATATCCAGGTCGAGAAAGGCGTCACCATACGCCTGGGCCAGATAGACCGCTGCCATCCGCCAGGGCTGGCGCACAGCCTGTTCGCCGCCAGGCAGGGGTACATAGTCCAGGTGCGCCAGCCGCTTAAAATCGACCAGATCGGCGGCCAGAATCTCACACCCCCAGATCGCGCCATCGGTTCCATAGCCGGTGCCATCGGCGGCCACCCCAATCACCGGCTCGCTCAGCCCATGTTCGGCCAGCACGCTGGCGATGTGCGCGTGATGGTGCTGAACACCAATTTTCTGGTGAATATCGGTGTCCAGAGCATATTTGGTCGCCAGATACTCCGGGTGCAGGTCATAGACAATGGCCTCAGGCACGACGTCAAACAGGCGCCCGAAGCGCTCAATGCCTTCGCGGAACGAGGTCAGCGTTTCTAAATTTTCCAGGTCGCCGATATGGTGGCTGACGAACGCCTGCCGTCCCTTGCCCAGACAGAACGTGTTTTTCAGATGGCCGCCGCAGGCCAGCAGCGGCATAGGAAACTCCTGCGCCAATGGGATGGGTTCTGGCGCGTAGCTGCGCGAGCGGCGGAAAAGCTGCTCACCGCCTGCGACGATGCGCGTCACCGAATCATCGCAGCGTATATGAATCTCGCGGTTGTGTACCAGCAGCCCATCGGCGATGGAGGCCAGGCGCTCGCGCGCATCTTCATCTTGATAGGCAATGGGCTCGTCGGAGAGATTCCCGCTGGTCATCACCAGCGCCACCGGGCAGCCATGCTCGCACTGCGCCGCATACGCATCGAGCAAAAGATAGTGCAGGGGCGTATACGGCAGCATGATGCCCAACGTGTGCTGCTGCGGAGCAACCTCAGGCGCCACCGGGTATCCAAGGGACTGCTTGAGCAGCACGATGGGCCGCCGACGCGATTGGAGCAATGCTTCTTCTTCCGGCCCAACCTCGCAGAGCCGCCGCGCCATCGCCAGATCAGGGACCATGATCGCAAATGGCTTGGCCTCGCGCTGCTTGCGCTGCCGGAGCCGCTGCACCGCCCTGGCATCCAGGGCATCACAGGCCAGATGATAGCCACCGATACCCTTGATCGCCACAATAGCCCCGGCAGCCAGGTGCTGCGCGGCCTCGATAATCGGGTCCGCACAGTCCAGTGGTTCGCCTGCGTCATCGAGCAGAGCAACCTGTGGCCCACAGACCGGGCAGGCGTTGGGCTGAGCGTGAAAGCGCCGATTCAGAGGGTCGTCATATTCCGTCTGGCACTCGGGGCACATCGGAAAGACACGCATTGTCGTCTTTGCGCGATCATAAGGCACATCCTCGATAATTGTAAAACGGGGGCCGCAATTGGTGCAGTTAATGAACGGATACCGATAGCGCCGATCAGCAGGATCAAAGAGTTCCCGCAGACAGTCATCACAAATGCACATATCGGGCGAGACAAGCGCCCGCCGCTCAGCACCAGCCTCGCTCTGAACGATCAGAAAACTGGCAGCATGCTGTGGCTTTATAGGCTGCGCCTCAATAGCGTTAATACGCGCCAGCGGCGGCGCCTCCGCGCACAGCGCATACTGAAAGCCATCCAGCGCCTCTGGGCTTCCCTCAACTTCGATAGTCACACCAGTGCTATCGTTGCGGACAAAACCAGCCAGCCGGTAGCGGCTCGCCAGCCCATAGACAAAAGGCCGGAAGCCCACACCCTGGATGATACCCTGCACGACCAGTCTCCGACGCTCGATGGCTGTCTCAATCAGGCTTGCCATTGCGGCGCTTCTTCTCCCAGAAAGATCGTGGTGGTGAGATGCGCCGCCAATCGCGGCGGGGACATCTCGTTAAAGGCTACATCAATGGCGTTCACCGCGCAGATGTCCTGGTGTCCAATCTCCAGCGCGGCCTCTCCACACGCTGGGCAGAGCGCCTCTACCGCCGGCTGGAGGCTCTGGAACGTATGCAGACAAGCCAAGCATTGATAGGTCGCCGGAAGCCAGATGATGGTCAGCGTTGCAGCTTGCGCCGGGGTGCCAGCGGTGAACAAGGCAAAGTGTTGACGCACGACATCTTCTGTGAAGTGCCCCGACACCGCTACCGAGAGCTGCACGTTGGTTACACGTGACGCACTCGCCTGCCGCATATACTTCAGCGCCGTGCGCACGGCGCCCTGAATGGCTGCTACCTCGTGCATAGCATGCCTCCTTTGCTCAGAGGTTGGGGCCGCTCCATTACCAGAACCCCAGACGCGCAACGGCCCAATGGTGGCATCCGTCAGTGTATCCAGTCGCAGCAGCAATCCGCTCCGAGAGTCCCCATCTAAGCTCTCATGTGTCTAACTGCATTCCCAGGACCACCAGTTCACATGGCTCTTCGTCTCACAAACGAGCCACAGCCAGCAAACCAGCCAACCCCACCTCATCACGCTGGCCGTTCCCACGCGCGGCGCAGAAGAAGGGGCACGCTGTTCTCGTGAGAGGCTGATCTGGTTGTTTGGTCAGACGTGTTGGAGGCGTTCTTCGTGCTCTGGTGTGATCTGAAGAAGCCGTTCTCGCATTGTCTCGAAAGTCGGAGTATCAATCTCTCCGCGCGCATAGCGCTGGCGGAGAATCTCCAAGGACGATGGAGGGGTGGGAGGCGTAGCGGGATTTGATGGTGTTGCCGGGTTGTTCCGGGTCAGCCAGCGCGCAAGCAGCCAGAACGCTAACCCCAGCAGGACCAACCAGAACAATGATCCCAGCCCCATCCACAGCATTCCACCCCATCCGGGACCATATCCCCACATCATGGTGTAACCTCGCTTTCAGGTTGAAAGATACCTCTCGACACTCTATAGCATGCGGCACATCGGTCATCGGCCTGGTAAGAAGGAGTTACAG
The DNA window shown above is from Ktedonobacterales bacterium and carries:
- a CDS encoding hydrogenase maturation nickel metallochaperone HypA encodes the protein MHEVAAIQGAVRTALKYMRQASASRVTNVQLSVAVSGHFTEDVVRQHFALFTAGTPAQAATLTIIWLPATYQCLACLHTFQSLQPAVEALCPACGEAALEIGHQDICAVNAIDVAFNEMSPPRLAAHLTTTIFLGEEAPQWQA
- the hypF gene encoding carbamoyltransferase HypF encodes the protein MASLIETAIERRRLVVQGIIQGVGFRPFVYGLASRYRLAGFVRNDSTGVTIEVEGSPEALDGFQYALCAEAPPLARINAIEAQPIKPQHAASFLIVQSEAGAERRALVSPDMCICDDCLRELFDPADRRYRYPFINCTNCGPRFTIIEDVPYDRAKTTMRVFPMCPECQTEYDDPLNRRFHAQPNACPVCGPQVALLDDAGEPLDCADPIIEAAQHLAAGAIVAIKGIGGYHLACDALDARAVQRLRQRKQREAKPFAIMVPDLAMARRLCEVGPEEEALLQSRRRPIVLLKQSLGYPVAPEVAPQQHTLGIMLPYTPLHYLLLDAYAAQCEHGCPVALVMTSGNLSDEPIAYQDEDARERLASIADGLLVHNREIHIRCDDSVTRIVAGGEQLFRRSRSYAPEPIPLAQEFPMPLLACGGHLKNTFCLGKGRQAFVSHHIGDLENLETLTSFREGIERFGRLFDVVPEAIVYDLHPEYLATKYALDTDIHQKIGVQHHHAHIASVLAEHGLSEPVIGVAADGTGYGTDGAIWGCEILAADLVDFKRLAHLDYVPLPGGEQAVRQPWRMAAVYLAQAYGDAFLDLDIPFVRQLERATWRTLAQMSARGLNSPRTSSLGRLFDAVAALLGARRQVFYEGQAAIELEAQATVRVGANTYPFAIEDCAPARLDVRPLMRAIVADLQARVPIPEIAGRFHASIALGLAEACRRAREQTGLNTVALSGGSFQNRLLLEHLMARLEETGFHVYINRCVPPNDGGLSLGQAAVAAARLRRS